The following proteins are encoded in a genomic region of Cryptomeria japonica chromosome 11, Sugi_1.0, whole genome shotgun sequence:
- the LOC131078988 gene encoding uncharacterized protein LOC131078988: protein MHDMAVISSSIKFWRIISAVVEVVGCDLGQKKSSWKLKVRGELMNKNSCQRIFICCDRLQVDGRDEIIFRSVDLKVRRHDSVVIIILVEAVVDLFACCAGPRLLGLSVWHQIFVYGGAIIVYDFNSVLRSFLRRFIPRYTSSWK, encoded by the exons atgcatgacATGGCTGTGATAAGTAGTTCGATAAAGTTTTGGAGAATTATTAGTGCCGTCGTGGAAGTAGTGGGGTGTGACTTGGGTCAAAAAAAATCTTCTTGGAAGCTAAAAGTTCGTGGGGAATTAATGAATAAAAACTCATGTCAGAGAATTTTTATTTGTTGCG ATAGGCTGCAAGTGGACGGAAGGGATGAAATTATATTTCGGTCTGTGGATTTGAAGGTGAGGCGGCACGATTCTGTGGTAATAATTATTTTAGTGGAAGCAGTTGTGGACTTATTCGCATGTTGTGCTGGCCCACGACTTTTGGGTCTCTCTGTGTGGCATCAGATTTTTGTTTATGGAGGAGCTATAATTGTATACGATTTTAATAGTGTGCTCCGTTCCTTTTTGAGGCGATTTATTCCACGATATACCAGTTCGTGGAAATAA